One window of Hydractinia symbiolongicarpus strain clone_291-10 chromosome 3, HSymV2.1, whole genome shotgun sequence genomic DNA carries:
- the LOC130635361 gene encoding putative gastrointestinal growth factor xP4, producing the protein MRKYQIYVICFVVLAFAAATATRVCSNRNILCSVVRSTSCSKKIVSSHCPRLCNTCGAKCRNIKASMRVDCGYHGISPLDCLRKGCCYGELKVAGPWCYHRKANCPMIEANKREDCGYPGISKSDCVKKGCCYNAIKEKGPWCYYRQEKCRKIAATRRHDCGYPGITKRACEKKGCCYSELLNQSGPWCYHRLEKCLRKATERDDCGYPGITEFECMKRGCCYNSLPGRGPWCYYR; encoded by the exons atgaggaaatatcagatttacgtgatttgttttgttgttttggcttttgccgctgccacag ctacaagagtttgcagcaacagaaatatcttgtgctctgtggttagatcaactagttgttcaaagaaaatcgtttccagtcattgcccaaggctttgcaacacatgtggag caaaatgtcgaaacataaaggcgtcaatgcgcgttgattgtggctaccatggaattagtccgttggattgcttgagaaagggatgttgttatggcgaattaaaggtggctggcccgtggtgttatcatcgaaaag caaactgtcccatgattgaagcaaacaaacgtgaagattgtggttaccctgggataagcaaatcagattgcgtcaaaaaaggatgctgttacaacgcaatcaaggaaaagggaccgtggtgttattacaggcaag aaaaatgccggaaaatagcagcaacaagacgtcatgattgtggttatccaggcataacgaagcgggcatgcgagaagaaaggctgctgttatagtgaattgctaaaccaaagtggaccgtggtgctaccaccgcctag aaaaatgtctgcgcaaagcaacagaacgtgacgactgcggctatcctggtataacagaattcgaatgcatgaaaagaggttgctgctataattcattgcccggtcgtgggccatggtgttattaccgatga
- the LOC130635362 gene encoding putative gastrointestinal growth factor xP4, whose translation MRKYQIYVICFVVLAFAAATATRVCSNRNILCSVVRSTSCSKKIVSSHCPRLCNTCGAKCRNIKASMRVDCGYHGISPLDCLRKGCCYGELKVAGPWCYHRKANCPMIEANKREDCGYPGISKSDCVKKGCCYNAIKEKGPWCYYRQEKCRKIAATRRHDCGYPGITKRACEKKGCCYSELLNQSGPWCYHRLEKCLRKATERDDCGYPGITEFECMKRGCCYNSLPGRGPWCYYR comes from the exons atgaggaaatatcagatttacgtgatttgttttgttgttttggcttttgccgctgccacag ctacaagagtttgcagcaacagaaatatcttgtgctctgtggttagatcaactagttgttcaaagaaaatcgtttccagtcattgcccaaggctttgcaacacatgtggag caaaatgtcgaaacataaaggcgtcaatgcgcgttgattgtggctaccatggaattagtccgttggattgcttgagaaagggatgttgttatggcgaattaaaggtggctggcccgtggtgttatcatcgaaaag caaactgtcccatgattgaagcaaacaaacgtgaagattgtggttaccctgggataagcaaatcagattgcgtcaaaaaaggatgctgttacaacgcgatcaaggaaaagggaccgtggtgttattacaggcaag aaaaatgccggaaaatagcagcaacaagacgtcatgattgtggttatccaggcataacgaagcgggcatgcgagaagaaaggctgttgttatagtgaattgctaaaccaaagtggaccgtggtgctaccaccgcctag aaaaatgtctgcgcaaggcaacagaacgtgacgactgcggctatcctggtataacagaattcgaatgcatgaaaagaggttgctgctataattcattgcccggtcgtgggccatggtgttattaccgatga
- the LOC130635363 gene encoding putative gastrointestinal growth factor xP4: MIEANKREDCGYPGISKSDCVKKGCCYNAIKEKGPWCYYRQEKCRKIAATRRHDCGYPGITKRACEKKGCCYSELLNQSGPWCYHRLEKCLRKATERDDCGYPGITEFECMKRGCCYNSLPGRGPWCYYR, translated from the exons atgattgaagcaaacaaacgtgaagattgtggttaccctgggataagcaaatcagattgcgtcaaaaaaggatgctgttacaacgcgatcaaggaaaagggaccgtggtgttattacaggcaag aaaaatgccggaaaatagcagcaacaagacgtcatgattgtggttatccaggcataacgaagcgggcatgcgagaagaaaggctgttgttatagtgaattgctaaaccaaagtggaccgtggtgctaccaccgcctag aaaaatgtctgcgcaaagcaacagaacgtgacgactgcggctatcctggtataacagaattcgaatgcatgaaaagaggttgctgctataattcattgcccggtcgtgggccatggtgttattaccgatga
- the LOC130635364 gene encoding putative gastrointestinal growth factor xP4 → MRKYQIYGICFVVLAFAAATATRVCSNRNILCSVVRSTSCSKKIVSSHCPRLCNTCGAKCRNIKASMRVDCGYHGISPLDCLRKGCCYGELKVAGPWCYHRKANCPMIEANKREDCGYPGISKSDCVKKGCCYNAIKEKGPWCYYRQEKCRKIAATRRHDCGYPGITKRACEKKGCCYSELLNQSGPWCYHRLEKCLRKATERDDCGYPGITEFECMKRGCCYNSLPGRGPWCYYR, encoded by the exons atgaggaaatatcagatttacgggatttgttttgttgttttggcttttgccgctgccacag ctacaagagtttgcagcaacagaaatatcttgtgctctgtggttagatcaactagttgttcaaagaaaatcgtttccagtcattgcccaaggctttgcaacacatgtggag caaaatgtcgaaacataaaggcgtcaatgcgtgttgattgtggctaccatggaattagtccgttggattgcttgagaaagggatgttgttatggcgaattaaaggtggctggcccgtggtgttatcatcgaaaag caaactgtcccatgattgaagcaaacaaacgtgaagattgtggttaccctgggataagcaaatcagattgcgtcaaaaaaggatgctgttacaacgcgatcaaggaaaagggaccgtggtgttattacaggcaag aaaaatgccggaaaatagcagcaacaagacgtcatgattgtggttatccaggcataacgaagcgggcatgcgagaagaaaggctgttgttatagtgaattgctaaaccaaagtggaccgtggtgctaccaccgcctag aaaaatgtctgcgcaaagcaacagaacgtgacgactgcggctatcctggtataacagaattcgaatgcatgaaaagaggttgctgctataattcattgcccggtcgtgggccatggtgttattaccgatga